The following coding sequences lie in one Arabidopsis thaliana chromosome 3, partial sequence genomic window:
- the TAF12 gene encoding TBP-associated factor 12 (TBP-associated factor 12 (TAF12); FUNCTIONS IN: DNA binding, transcription initiation factor activity; INVOLVED IN: transcription initiation; LOCATED IN: chloroplast, transcription factor TFIID complex; EXPRESSED IN: 22 plant structures; EXPRESSED DURING: 11 growth stages; CONTAINS InterPro DOMAIN/s: Transcription initiation factor TFIID (InterPro:IPR003228), Histone-fold (InterPro:IPR009072); BEST Arabidopsis thaliana protein match is: Transcription initiation factor TFIID subunit A (TAIR:AT1G17440.2); Has 50598 Blast hits to 32470 proteins in 1374 species: Archae - 31; Bacteria - 3770; Metazoa - 21452; Fungi - 11498; Plants - 4385; Viruses - 864; Other Eukaryotes - 8598 (source: NCBI BLink).), producing the protein MDQPRQSSTASQPPETPPQPSDSKPSTLTQIQPTPSTNPSPSSVVSSIPSSPAPQSPSLNPNPNPPQYTRPVTSPATQQQQHLSQPLVRPPPQAYSRPWQQHSSYTHFSSASSPLLSSSSAPASSSSSLPISGQQRGGMAIGVPASPIPSPSPTPSQHSPSAFPGSFGQQYGGLGRGTVGMSEATSNTSSPQVRMMQGTQGIGMMGTLGSGSQIRPSGMTQHQQRPTQSSLRPASSTSTQSPVAQNFQGHSLMRPSPISSPNVQSTGASQQSLQAINQPWLSSTPQGKPPLPPPSYRPQVNSPSMQQRPHIPQQHISTSAATPQPQQQQSQQQHQPQEQLQQLRSPQQPLAHPHQPTRVQGLVNQKVTSPVMPSQPPVAQPGNHAKTVSAETEPSDDRILGKRSIHELLQQIDPSEKLDPEVEDILSDIAEDFVESITTFGCSLAKHRKSDILEAKDILLHVERNWNIRPPGFSSDEFKTFRKPLTTDIHKERLAAIKKSVTATEAANARNQFGHGTANARGGQAKTPSNPMGSTTFNH; encoded by the exons ATGGATCAGCCACGGCAAAGCTCGACGGCGTCTCAGCCACCGGAAACACCTCCTCAGCCGTCGGATTCGAAACCATCGACTTTAACACAGATTCAACCAACGCCTTCCACAAATCCGAGTCCCTCCTCCGTTGTTTCCTCTATTCCCTCTTCCCCAGCTCCACAATCACCATCGCTCAATCCAAACCCTAATCCTCCTCAATACACGCGTCCGGTGACATCTCCGGCGACGCAACAGCAGCAACATCTCTCCCAGCCTTTAGTACGGCCGCCTCCGCAGGCGTACTCTAGACCATGGCAACAACACTCCTCTTACACTCACTTCTCCTCCGCTTCGTCGCCATTGTTATCTTCCTCATCAGCGCCAGcctcttcgtcttcgtctttACCTATTAGTGGGCAACAAAGAGGTGGTATGGCGATTGGCGTTCCGGCTTCCCCAATTCCGAGTCCTTCTCCTACACCTTCTCAACATTCGCCTTCTGCTTTTCCCGGCTCTTTTGGGCAACAATACGGCGGATTAGGTCGTGGAACTGTTGGAATGTCAGAAGCTACGTCCAATACAAGTTCCCCTCAG GTTAGAATGATGCAAGGAACTCAGGGAATTGGGATGATGGGAACACTTGGCTCAGGTTCCCAAATAAGGCCGAGTGGGATGACTCAGCACCAACAGAGACCAACTCAATCGTCTCTAAGGCCAGCTTCCTCCACAAGTACCCAATCTCCTGTTGCTCAA AACTTTCAAGGACATAGCCTTATGAGACCTTCACCTATTAGCTCTCCTAATGTCCAATCTACTGGTGCATCACAACAAAGCTTGCAAGCTATCAATCAACCTTGGTTATCATCTACTCCCCAAGGGAAGCCGCCTTTGCCACCTCCTTCGTATAGACCACAAGTAAATTCTCCCTCTATGCAACAAAGACCTCATATTCCTCAGCAACATATTTCTACGTCAGCAGCAACTCCACAGCCTCAGCAACAACaatctcaacaacaacatcagcCTCAAGAGCAACTTCAACAATTGAGATCTCCGCAGCAGCCTTTAGCTCACCCACATCAACCAACCCGGGTCCAAGGTTTGGTAAATCAGAAAGTTACTTCTCCGGTAATGCCGAGCCAGCCTCCTGTGGCTCAACCAGGAAACCATGCTAAAACAGTTTCTGCAGAGACCGAGCCGTCTGATGATCGTATCCTGGGGAAACGAAGCATCCATGAGCTACTTCAACAG ATTGACCCGTCAGAGAAATTGGATCCAGAGGTTGAAGACATCCTTTCTGATATTGCTGAAGATTTTGTGGAGTCA ATCACAACTTTTGGCTGTTCTTTAGCCAAGCATAGAAAGTCAGATATTCTAGAGGCTAAGGACATCTTGCTCCATGTTG AAAGAAACTGGAATATTAGGCCTCCTGGTTTTAGCAGTGATGAGTTCAAGACATTTCGGAAGCCA TTGACAACAGATATTCACAAAGAGCGACTTGCGGCT ATAAAGAAGTCGGTCACGGCAACAGAAGCAGCAAACGCCAGGAATCAGTTTGGGCATGGGACTGCTAATGCAAGAGGCGGTCAGGCAAAGACACCTTCTAATCCCATGGGCTCTACAACTTTCAATCACTGA